The nucleotide window TTCGCAGGCAAAGCCTAAACCTGTTGAAATCAGACCGCTGTCATCAAAGCCCATGTAGCCACCGTTTTCAATCAGGCTGTCAATGGGTTTAATCAGTTCTACATCTGTATCAAAGTAAATCCCGCCCTCGTCATACAAGACCTTAAGCCGTACATAATCGCTGACAAATGCCCATTTTTTTGCTTCATAGGCTTCCCTTGCATAGCGGTTTTGTGCGATATCAAAGTTGTCTTCGGTATGGCAGACAATTTTATAATCGGGACAGTATTTTTCCCAGCTTTTTATGCATTTTTCTGCCAGTGGCGGTAGTTTACCCCTGCCAAACCAGCAATAGTGAATCACTTTTGGAATGTGCATTACTTTTCCTTCCCCCTGCAAAGCTCAAAAACCGTTTGAAAGGCTTTTCTGTTAAATACAAAATTTACGGCGAGGTATAAAAGCACAATCCAGATTGCATGGATGACGCCGTAAAGCAACAGCTTAAAAAACGAAATATTGCTAAAGGTATCCACAAAGAAGATGACCATAACCGTCGCAAAAACCGCACCGTTTACCAGCAGGATTTTGCAGGTGGACAGCAGACTTCTTTGTAAAACCTTTTTGTTTGCGTAATAAATGGTTACAATACCGCGATACAAAAGTGCCGCGATTGTACCTAAAATGGCACCGCAAATTCCCATGCACAAAATTGCGACCACCGAAAAGGTGATGTTGATCATCATTTCCCAGATTGCATGGGAACGGGTTTTCTTAAAATCGCCCGAATACTCGATAATCCCGTTCACGGGAAGCTTGCCGTTGGCAATTAAATTCATAATGACAAACAATAACAGCAACAGCGGATTGGTGTACTCGGCATCGTTGATACCGCCTGTGTAAATCTGAATGAGCGGTAACAAAAATACCGCCATTAAGGTATAAATGATGTAAGTTATCATGATATAAAAGGTTTCGTACGCCTCAAACAGCTTATCAAACCGACCGCGGTCTGTGTGAAACATCTGCCCGAGGGCAAAGGTAAAGGACGAAACCAGGCTTGTAATAAATGTCTGCACCTGCGAAAAAAAGATGTTATAAATGGCATACACGCTGACTGCCTTAAAATCACATAAAAAGGAAATCAGCAATACATCGGTATTATTAAACACCATACCCGAAATCTGATGCATCAGCACCGAATTTTTCTGAGAAATTGCCTCATAGTCGGGTGTTTCCTTTAAATCCAGCCACTTGTATCTGCGCTTGGCATAAAAATACAGGTATACAAGCTGAATCAGTGCAATGATACAATACACAAGCTGAATTAAAATCAGGCTGTCGGTTAAAAGCAGAACCAGAATTTTGCCCACATTAGAGGCAAGCTGAAGCACCGTTTCTGCGTTATTTAACACATACTTTCTGCCGTCAACCTCCATTAAAATTCTGTATTTTGCCTGCACAAAATAGCTGAACAGCGACGGAATCGCATTTAAGATGACAATGAAAAACAAGACATGACTGTTGATGGAGGTAGGCACAAAATAGGCGTACACCACCGCAATCACCAGCACAATTGCAGAGTAGATAAACCCTGTTTTGATATAATAGGCGTTGGTGGCAGACAGCACAGCACTTGCGCTCTTAAAATCCTTTTCGCCGATGCGTTTATAAAGCGCCTGCGTTGTGGCAAGCCCTACGCCCGCCTCTAAAAGGCACATATAGGTAAAAATCTGTTTGATGGTAGAAAGGACGCCGTTGACCTCCGAGCCGAAATTTTCAAGATACAGTCTCGGCAAAAGAAAGCTTAAGGTAATCAGCACCACCTGATACACCAAAGAAGACAGCAGATTATTTTTTATTCTTGAATCCTTTGCCGTTGCCAAGCCGTCACCCCCATCCTTTGCCAAAACATGTTATACGCGGTTGCAGATATATTCTGCGGTTGCGTTTTCCCTCGGAATGATTTTCCCCGGATTGCCCACCACAATGCTGTGGTCAGGCACATCAAAATTCACATAAGAAAGCGGTGCAATCAGTACATCCTTGCCGATTGTAACGTTTCCCACAATCACCGCATTGGTTCCAATCCAGCACTCGTCTGAAATGCGGGGTGCTCCTTTCCGCTTACCTCTGTTCTCCATACCAATGGTGACCCCTGTGCCGATGTTGACATTTTTGCCTAAAACCGCATCGGGATGAATAATCACCCTGCCCAGATGCCCGATATAAAAGCCCTCACCGATGCTTGTTCTTGCAGGAATCTGAATTTGTGTTTTGTGCGAAAGATGCAAAAGCTTAACCATGTAAAAAAGCTTTAAGGGCAGGAATTTACAGGCATTTGCTTTTCGGAATACCGAAAGATATTTAAGCTCTAAGGGACGGAACACCTTTTTTAAGAAAGGTTCTCCGCTTTCGCCGTAGTATCTGTATAAATCTTTTTTAAAAATGCTGTTCATCACTTTTCACACTCTTTGGATTCTAAAAATATTTTTCTGGTTATAAAGTTGTAGACGGGTACAATGACCATCGCCAGAAATTTTATAATCAAATAGTAAACCTGTGTAAACCGCACGCCAATCCATAAAATCAACTGATTCAAGCCAAGTCCGCCAATGCTTAAAGCCACAAATACCAAAAATTCCTTCAGCTTGCTTTGGTTTTTGCTTTTAAACACAAAGGTCATGCTTAAAATATAGTTTACGGTCACCGAAACACTAAAGGAGATTGCCGAGGCAAGCAACACATCTATGTGCAGGCATTCTTTTAAAACCACCAAAACACCCACATCGGTACATGCGGCAATCACACCCACAATTCCAAATTTTACAAGCTGTAAAAACACCACTTGATTCCTCCGTTATTCTCTGGCAAATACCCAGAGTGTATCATTGATGCCTTCGTTTTCCTCAGCTAAGTTGTATACACTTATAACAACTGTTTCACCGTTTGCTTTTTTGTATGTAATGGACGGTGTTTTATCCTCTGCAAGCTGTTGCTTGATGGCATCATAGTTTAAAAAGCTGGTAAGCGCTCTGTGGAAATCAGGATGCACCAGATCGTGAATGTACTTGTTGAGTAATTCCGAAAAGCTGTCCTCGTCCTCCTTGTAGCCAAGGTAAGCGGGCATTAAAATACGGTGTGCGTGGTCGGTATTGAGCGACACTCTGTAAATGCCGTTGTAATGATCCTTCAGTACAGAAATCATGGCATCAATTTCGCGGATACCGGTTCTTATCTGACTGAACTTTTTGTCTACATTTTCGGATACGCTGACCTCCTGTTTATTCTGATAGTACTTGGCTTTGGATTCGTACATACGAACCTCCGCTTCGCGTACCATTTCCTCACAGTTTGTGTTCTGCATTCTGTAAGATGTGCCGATTGCCACATGGTAGTCTTTGGGCTGCAGCTGGGCGATAAGACTTTCTATGCTCCGGTCTATCTCTTCCTGGCTTATTTTTTCAGTGAATACTAAAAATTCATCGCCACCCATACGGTAAATGTGCTGACCGTAGAACACTTCCTTCAGCGAGTTTGCTATATAAATCAGCATTGCATCGCCCGCGGCGTGTCCGTATTTGTTGTTGCGGATATGCAGTTCATTTACATCCACATAAACACAACCAAACATTTCTGTCTTTTTCTCATCGAAGCCCGGAACATCCTTTTTGTATGCCACACGGTTGAGTGCACCGGTCAGCGAGTCGGTGGTGGCTGCAAGCTCGGTTCTGCTGAGATGCTTTTTGTTGTATATTGCAATGGTAAAGCATACTGCAACATCTTCCAAAAGCTTTCGGATTTGCGCGCTCTTTTTCGGATTGATAACACCCAGAATACTTACATGGTTGTTTTTGTCGGCAATGATAGCAAAGGATACATCCTTTATATCGTGCTGAATCAGAAAATGATATAAATTCGGGTTTGTTTTCAAAAGATGACTGTTGGGGGTGATTTGCATAAACCCGATTGCAAGATTACCTGCGTTGCGGATGTGTGCTGCATACTTAAAGATTTCCCCCTGGAAATATTGTCTGTCCTCGCCCGTCAGAAGCTTTGCCTGCAAGGTGGGCTTGATATAGAAGAAATCTTCCCCGTCCGTATCGCTAAAAAATGCCGAACGGGAATTTGAAAATTCTTTGATTTGCTTTAACGCTTCGGTTACGTTTCCCTGTTGCTGATTGATGTCTAAAAGAAGCTTTCTGATGGCGGATGCCTCTGCATTCAGCTTCGTTCTTCTCTTTTCGCTTCTTAAAATCAATTCAAGATAAGCAACAATAATCAGAAGAATCAGTGCAAATACAATCACTAAATTCCGTGAAATTTTATGGGTTTCGGCAAACACCTGGGTTTCATACCGGGCAAGCATAATGCCCCAGCCGAAATCCTCGAGAGTGGAATAGTGTACATACAAATTCTCGCCCGTGATGATGGACTTAAATGAGGTGTAGCCCTTGTCCTGTGTTGCTAAATCTTCATAGGAATAGCCGTCGTTAAATTCTCTGTCTTCAAAATTCGACAGCTGACCCGGTGTTTTGTTTAAGGTGTCAATCA belongs to Clostridia bacterium and includes:
- a CDS encoding GtrA family protein; the encoded protein is MVFLQLVKFGIVGVIAACTDVGVLVVLKECLHIDVLLASAISFSVSVTVNYILSMTFVFKSKNQSKLKEFLVFVALSIGGLGLNQLILWIGVRFTQVYYLIIKFLAMVIVPVYNFITRKIFLESKECEK
- a CDS encoding serine acetyltransferase, whose protein sequence is MNSIFKKDLYRYYGESGEPFLKKVFRPLELKYLSVFRKANACKFLPLKLFYMVKLLHLSHKTQIQIPARTSIGEGFYIGHLGRVIIHPDAVLGKNVNIGTGVTIGMENRGKRKGAPRISDECWIGTNAVIVGNVTIGKDVLIAPLSYVNFDVPDHSIVVGNPGKIIPRENATAEYICNRV
- a CDS encoding GGDEF domain-containing protein encodes the protein MAMTYERKKRRHTNVLYTIITAVLILVVFLTMVASFYQMAEENAYEMLHIQTKQIKDDLTLQLKSDRENLITMANFAANLYADGKPYDRMFASFKPIGLFSNIGILNPDNTFVTKMGTIDLDGKISFEEEAKRGEYVSGRIPDLTGSGDELIRSAVPIQVSGETVGILYGVIPLDIIGDKYTKMAKELDAQLFVYDKETGKFVIDTLNKTPGQLSNFEDREFNDGYSYEDLATQDKGYTSFKSIITGENLYVHYSTLEDFGWGIMLARYETQVFAETHKISRNLVIVFALILLIIVAYLELILRSEKRRTKLNAEASAIRKLLLDINQQQGNVTEALKQIKEFSNSRSAFFSDTDGEDFFYIKPTLQAKLLTGEDRQYFQGEIFKYAAHIRNAGNLAIGFMQITPNSHLLKTNPNLYHFLIQHDIKDVSFAIIADKNNHVSILGVINPKKSAQIRKLLEDVAVCFTIAIYNKKHLSRTELAATTDSLTGALNRVAYKKDVPGFDEKKTEMFGCVYVDVNELHIRNNKYGHAAGDAMLIYIANSLKEVFYGQHIYRMGGDEFLVFTEKISQEEIDRSIESLIAQLQPKDYHVAIGTSYRMQNTNCEEMVREAEVRMYESKAKYYQNKQEVSVSENVDKKFSQIRTGIREIDAMISVLKDHYNGIYRVSLNTDHAHRILMPAYLGYKEDEDSFSELLNKYIHDLVHPDFHRALTSFLNYDAIKQQLAEDKTPSITYKKANGETVVISVYNLAEENEGINDTLWVFARE